One stretch of Thermodesulfovibrio thiophilus DSM 17215 DNA includes these proteins:
- a CDS encoding TraU family protein, whose protein sequence is MKKITSTALITFVITALSVVFLYCQDVAGDDCKASFINPFTDVRWDAVFPIELAGVKIKGPADLDNPDTINSIVCACKKGAKLTLGLTVSYWEPSRIIETTKTPWCLPTLGGLKLSGSDKNLQQGSHKDDTQHVQANAHWYIFAVWQILDLFMDVPCVPIEGFDLAYLTEIDPTWNNDLLSFILNPEALLFGNPAAQMACMADSVSSSMGWPLDPLFWCMGSWGNSYPLSGDIAQGDYISANAGLAGRMVYKMHRELLAWDPGVDKCGAVLTPIWIKSHYKVHQIKPVRGAPMPIGRAGLLWETNKNPPYGAGSNSPDNFSWMFIRRVKCCIGRSF, encoded by the coding sequence GTGAAAAAAATAACTTCCACAGCTTTAATAACTTTTGTAATAACCGCTTTATCAGTTGTTTTTTTATACTGTCAGGATGTAGCGGGAGATGATTGCAAAGCCAGCTTTATAAATCCTTTCACAGATGTAAGGTGGGATGCGGTATTTCCAATAGAGCTTGCAGGAGTTAAAATTAAAGGTCCAGCAGATCTTGACAACCCCGATACAATAAACAGTATTGTATGTGCCTGTAAAAAAGGAGCAAAACTCACATTAGGGCTTACAGTTTCTTACTGGGAGCCTTCAAGAATTATAGAGACAACCAAGACCCCATGGTGTCTTCCCACACTTGGGGGCTTAAAGCTGAGTGGTTCTGATAAAAATCTTCAGCAGGGTTCTCACAAGGATGACACACAACATGTACAGGCAAATGCACACTGGTATATTTTTGCTGTATGGCAGATACTGGATCTATTTATGGATGTTCCGTGTGTACCGATAGAAGGGTTTGACCTTGCGTATCTTACCGAGATTGACCCAACGTGGAATAATGATCTTTTATCATTCATACTTAATCCAGAGGCACTGCTTTTTGGAAATCCAGCAGCTCAAATGGCATGCATGGCTGATTCTGTTTCTTCTTCAATGGGCTGGCCTCTTGATCCGCTTTTTTGGTGCATGGGTTCGTGGGGAAACAGCTATCCATTATCAGGAGACATTGCACAGGGAGACTATATATCAGCCAATGCAGGGCTTGCTGGAAGAATGGTATATAAAATGCACAGAGAGCTTCTTGCGTGGGATCCAGGAGTTGACAAATGCGGGGCCGTGCTTACCCCAATATGGATAAAATCTCACTATAAGGTTCACCAGATAAAGCCTGTACGAGGGGCTCCCATGCCAATTGGAAGAGCAGGGCTTTTATGGGAGACAAACAAAAACCCGCCATATGGAGCGGGGAGTAATTCTCCAGATAATTTTAGCTGGATGTTTATAAGGAGGGTTAAGTGCTGTATAGGAAGATCATTTTAG